One stretch of Actinacidiphila sp. DG2A-62 DNA includes these proteins:
- a CDS encoding helix-turn-helix transcriptional regulator — protein sequence MEETLGAGGLLRAWRAAAGARSGRPMLQRDVARALDRSERWYRDLESGTFPRPLTREERAALGKVFGLDMAQRHALLLATVGELACQVAPKERPQLSDELRLLLDRQPFPAYVVDPAWNVLAVNEVMAKLFPWSAEPEANLMRWLLLNPEAREQHLDWQADAVVCVRMLRAAAVARPKDCDLQQLIHDTTQDPIVRGLWTRSAGDITEHHDGHVLRIALPTFDGRPAELVTHVMEPAGLPGCRMTILAPRTPKEPPTSSAAAA from the coding sequence GTGGAAGAGACCCTGGGAGCCGGCGGGCTGCTACGCGCCTGGCGGGCCGCGGCCGGCGCCAGGTCCGGTCGCCCCATGCTCCAGCGGGACGTGGCCCGCGCCCTGGACCGAAGCGAGCGCTGGTACCGCGACCTTGAGAGCGGCACCTTCCCCCGCCCCCTCACCCGAGAGGAACGCGCAGCCCTGGGCAAGGTCTTCGGCCTCGACATGGCGCAGCGCCACGCGCTCCTCCTCGCCACGGTGGGCGAGCTGGCCTGCCAGGTGGCGCCCAAGGAACGGCCGCAGCTCAGCGACGAGCTGCGCCTCCTGCTGGACCGGCAGCCGTTCCCCGCCTACGTCGTCGACCCAGCCTGGAACGTGCTGGCGGTCAACGAGGTGATGGCCAAGTTGTTCCCATGGTCAGCCGAGCCGGAAGCCAACCTCATGCGCTGGCTGCTGCTCAACCCCGAGGCCAGAGAACAGCACCTCGACTGGCAAGCCGACGCCGTCGTCTGCGTTCGCATGCTCCGTGCCGCCGCCGTCGCCCGCCCAAAGGACTGCGACCTCCAGCAGCTCATCCACGACACCACCCAGGACCCGATCGTCCGCGGCCTGTGGACCCGCAGCGCCGGCGACATAACCGAGCACCACGACGGCCACGTGCTTCGGATAGCCCTCCCCACGTTCGACGGGCGGCCAGCCGAACTCGTCACCCACGTCATGGAACCCGCCGGCCTCCCCGGATGCCGCATGACCATCCTCGCTCCGCGAACGCCCAAGGAGCCACCGACAAGCTCGGCGGCAGCAGCCTGA
- the cas1b gene encoding type I-B CRISPR-associated endonuclease Cas1b produces the protein MAAVGRTYWLTEPCRIRREDNSIRVERPDGSPVRIPITDIRDLIAFDNVDVNTSAMSLLSRNGVTLHVLDHYGNHAGHFAPAESMASAAVVRRQVELTADTAARLAVARSLVLTTAENLRWSLDTDLLAPALDALRTAVPTCEDTDALMGQEGNFRRTGWAVLDTFLPPWLRLNGRTRRPPTNAGNAFVSYLNALVYARVLTALRSTPLHPAIGFLHADTDRRRNTLALDLAEPFKPLFAERLLKRAAAQKQLKESDFETDVGRASLSKDGRKKVAALVREELATTVHHRTLKRQVSYDELIHLEALKLVRLCLEGTPYKPFRPWW, from the coding sequence ATGGCCGCCGTCGGCCGCACCTACTGGCTGACCGAACCCTGCCGCATCCGCCGCGAGGACAACAGCATCCGCGTCGAACGCCCCGACGGCAGCCCGGTCCGCATCCCGATCACCGACATCCGGGACCTGATCGCCTTCGACAACGTCGACGTCAACACCTCCGCCATGTCGCTGCTGAGCCGCAACGGCGTCACGCTCCACGTCCTCGACCACTACGGCAACCATGCCGGCCACTTCGCCCCCGCCGAATCCATGGCCTCGGCCGCAGTCGTACGCCGCCAGGTCGAACTCACCGCCGACACTGCCGCGCGCCTCGCCGTCGCCCGCTCCCTCGTCCTGACCACCGCCGAGAACCTGCGCTGGTCCCTGGACACCGACCTCCTCGCCCCGGCCCTCGACGCTCTGCGTACCGCCGTCCCGACCTGCGAGGACACCGACGCGCTCATGGGCCAGGAAGGCAACTTCCGCCGTACGGGGTGGGCCGTGCTCGACACCTTCCTCCCGCCGTGGCTGCGCCTCAACGGCCGCACCCGCCGCCCGCCGACCAACGCCGGCAACGCCTTCGTCAGCTACCTCAACGCGCTCGTGTACGCCCGCGTTCTGACCGCCCTGCGCAGCACGCCCCTCCACCCGGCCATCGGCTTCCTCCACGCCGACACCGACCGCCGCCGCAACACCCTCGCACTCGACCTCGCGGAGCCTTTCAAGCCCTTGTTCGCCGAGCGTCTGCTCAAGCGCGCCGCGGCACAAAAGCAGCTCAAGGAGAGCGACTTCGAGACCGATGTCGGCCGCGCGTCGCTGAGCAAGGACGGCCGCAAGAAGGTCGCCGCACTCGTCCGCGAGGAACTCGCCACGACCGTCCACCACCGCACCCTGAAACGCCAGGTCTCCTACGACGAGCTGATCCATCTCGAAGCGCTCAAGCTCGTCCGCCTCTGCCTGGAAGGCACACCGTACAAGCCCTTCCGGCCGTGGTGGTGA
- a CDS encoding WhiB family transcriptional regulator translates to MPSTPNTPARHRSLGDQTWQNRAACRPTEHHPVDPELFFPDPEEMDKIRAAKALCNQCPVRRTCLDAALENTDTHGIRGGLTEEERAPMHTRLPHRLDYSRVNAAVAGRDIHLTPAERQAVVHAAYRHGLSASRLAWILKIDEETAQKRYRETRRALRHQDLDRTTTASPPPEHGGHPLARDDFGTAA, encoded by the coding sequence ATGCCCAGCACGCCGAACACCCCTGCCCGCCACCGCTCCCTGGGGGACCAGACGTGGCAGAACCGCGCCGCCTGCCGGCCCACCGAGCACCACCCGGTCGACCCCGAACTCTTCTTCCCCGACCCCGAGGAGATGGACAAGATCCGCGCCGCCAAGGCCCTGTGCAACCAGTGCCCCGTCCGCCGCACCTGCCTGGACGCCGCCCTGGAGAACACCGACACCCACGGCATCCGCGGCGGCCTCACCGAGGAGGAGCGCGCGCCGATGCACACCCGGCTTCCCCACCGGCTGGACTACTCCCGTGTGAACGCGGCCGTCGCCGGCCGAGACATCCACCTCACCCCGGCCGAACGACAGGCCGTCGTGCACGCCGCCTACCGCCACGGCCTGTCCGCCAGCCGCCTCGCGTGGATACTGAAGATTGACGAGGAGACCGCGCAGAAGCGGTATCGCGAGACCCGCCGAGCCCTGCGCCACCAAGACCTCGACCGGACCACCACCGCCAGTCCGCCGCCCGAGCACGGCGGACACCCCCTGGCCCGCGACGACTTCGGGACGGCCGCGTGA
- the cas7i gene encoding type I-B CRISPR-associated protein Cas7/Cst2/DevR: MSYLAGTVVLAVQAGAPNNGKGEDTTARVKYAQVRGRKHPYVSAQAVRRWIRDGMVELGDKASPVTRVGKAQGKAQKANTEANPVKFADDDLFGYMKAGAKRDDSATTLRDSPFMLGTLMSVEPVYPAVDFGVMSRGVTEPVLHGHEFYTADLAAPFLLDLPRVGTFTLPNADGVGRPNYLTAEQALQVAEATAHGASTLHFRDQPAVRLPLEERARRAALLLEAMANLSGGAKQALHYGDRVPSLIVLVPFKGGINPLANVIDSDMVTGVRVRGDVLRQELEAWQGEWEAPVRVGWRPGFRDQAREDFEKQCKDQIDDGTVVIGHPRTVLLDLARELRDGKRNAWFDDPVRQEVR; the protein is encoded by the coding sequence ATGAGCTATCTGGCAGGGACGGTCGTACTCGCGGTCCAGGCGGGCGCGCCCAACAACGGCAAGGGCGAGGACACCACGGCGCGGGTGAAGTACGCGCAGGTGCGCGGACGTAAGCACCCTTACGTCTCCGCGCAGGCGGTACGCCGCTGGATTCGCGACGGCATGGTCGAACTCGGTGACAAAGCCTCCCCGGTGACGCGGGTGGGCAAGGCGCAGGGCAAGGCGCAGAAGGCCAACACCGAGGCGAACCCCGTCAAGTTCGCCGACGACGACCTGTTCGGCTACATGAAGGCCGGTGCCAAGCGGGACGACTCGGCGACGACGCTGCGCGACAGCCCGTTCATGCTCGGCACACTGATGTCCGTCGAACCGGTCTACCCCGCGGTGGACTTCGGAGTGATGTCGCGCGGGGTGACCGAACCGGTGCTGCACGGGCACGAGTTCTACACCGCCGACCTCGCGGCCCCGTTCCTTCTGGACCTGCCGCGCGTGGGCACCTTCACCCTTCCGAACGCCGACGGGGTGGGTCGCCCCAATTACCTCACCGCGGAGCAGGCGCTCCAGGTGGCGGAGGCGACCGCCCACGGCGCGAGCACCCTGCACTTCCGCGATCAGCCCGCTGTACGGCTCCCGCTGGAGGAGCGCGCCCGGCGCGCCGCGCTGCTGCTGGAGGCCATGGCGAATCTCAGCGGAGGGGCCAAGCAGGCGCTCCACTACGGGGACCGGGTGCCGTCGCTGATCGTCCTGGTCCCGTTCAAGGGCGGCATCAACCCCCTGGCCAACGTCATCGACAGCGACATGGTCACCGGGGTGCGAGTCCGCGGCGACGTGCTGCGCCAGGAACTGGAGGCGTGGCAGGGGGAGTGGGAGGCGCCGGTGCGCGTCGGATGGCGTCCCGGCTTCCGTGACCAGGCCCGCGAGGACTTCGAGAAGCAGTGCAAGGACCAGATCGACGACGGAACCGTCGTGATCGGTCACCCTCGGACCGTGCTGCTCGACCTGGCCAGGGAACTGCGCGACGGCAAGCGCAACGCCTGGTTCGACGACCCGGTCCGGCAGGAGGTGCGGTGA
- the cas5 gene encoding CRISPR-associated protein Cas5 translates to MIPPQRTATATAEPVPAWRAEFHAPVASFRDPLFPGVTRGLPVPPPSTVRGMLAAATGESLEPVVLGMAAWSEGSGVDTETYHPIAADGTNPSSGGRVRAVKGGMTIRDRSFLVDVHLTVWLPEPDGERIAQALRRPRWPLRLGRSQDVVHLEALRRVELQPAATAVVDHALAPRDGHAVGAAFDYRMATQVSLDRLTTAWSDYLWCDEPTGEQPVSGALRDPDGGRAVWLLAP, encoded by the coding sequence GTGATCCCGCCCCAGCGGACAGCGACCGCGACAGCTGAGCCCGTCCCGGCCTGGCGCGCGGAGTTCCACGCCCCGGTGGCCTCCTTCCGCGACCCGCTCTTCCCCGGTGTCACCCGCGGGCTCCCCGTCCCGCCGCCGTCGACCGTACGCGGCATGCTGGCGGCGGCCACCGGGGAATCGCTGGAGCCGGTGGTCCTGGGGATGGCCGCGTGGTCCGAGGGCAGCGGCGTGGACACCGAGACGTACCACCCCATCGCGGCGGACGGCACCAACCCGTCCTCCGGCGGCAGGGTGCGGGCCGTCAAGGGCGGGATGACGATCAGGGACCGCAGTTTCCTCGTCGACGTCCACCTCACCGTGTGGCTCCCGGAGCCTGACGGGGAACGGATCGCCCAGGCGCTCCGCCGCCCGCGCTGGCCGCTGCGCCTGGGCCGCTCGCAGGACGTCGTGCACCTCGAAGCCCTGCGCCGGGTGGAACTGCAGCCGGCCGCGACCGCTGTCGTGGACCACGCCCTGGCACCGCGGGACGGGCACGCGGTGGGTGCGGCGTTCGACTACCGCATGGCGACCCAGGTATCCCTCGACCGGCTGACGACCGCCTGGTCGGATTACCTGTGGTGCGACGAGCCCACTGGAGAGCAGCCGGTGTCCGGAGCCCTGCGCGACCCGGACGGAGGCCGGGCCGTATGGCTGCTGGCCCCCTGA
- a CDS encoding ATP-binding protein, whose protein sequence is MRTRSREPQPLAGTGALDRVARILAARDIDPTALTVAPTVAEAPDAYAPLDVLQARMLPRYRNAVADHPQVLAWCREVAAQAVAPGIGARRQVATGPSLLMAGVVGAGKTHQAYGALRALAEAGVGVRWRATAAADLYAELRPRTGVDTERELAAVARVPLLILDDLGAAKASEWTEEITYRLINRRYNHMLPTLITTNLAIGDLRAHVGDRVASRLAQMTTKVAFDLVDRRRTRAA, encoded by the coding sequence ATGCGCACCCGAAGCCGCGAACCGCAGCCCCTCGCCGGAACCGGAGCCCTGGACCGGGTGGCCCGGATTCTGGCCGCCCGCGACATCGACCCGACCGCACTCACCGTGGCGCCGACCGTGGCGGAGGCACCCGACGCGTACGCACCGCTGGACGTCCTGCAGGCCAGGATGCTGCCGCGCTACCGCAACGCCGTGGCCGACCACCCGCAGGTCCTGGCCTGGTGCCGGGAGGTCGCAGCGCAGGCGGTCGCCCCGGGCATCGGCGCGCGCCGGCAGGTGGCCACGGGGCCCTCGCTGCTGATGGCCGGAGTGGTCGGCGCGGGCAAGACGCACCAGGCGTACGGGGCCCTGCGCGCCCTGGCCGAAGCCGGAGTCGGAGTGCGGTGGCGGGCGACGGCCGCCGCGGACCTGTACGCCGAACTGCGCCCGCGCACCGGCGTGGACACGGAGCGGGAGCTGGCGGCGGTGGCCCGGGTGCCGCTACTGATCCTGGACGACCTCGGCGCGGCCAAGGCCAGCGAGTGGACCGAGGAGATCACGTACCGGCTGATCAACCGCCGGTACAACCACATGCTGCCAACGCTGATTACCACCAACCTCGCGATCGGCGACCTGCGGGCGCACGTCGGCGACCGCGTCGCCTCCCGCCTGGCCCAGATGACCACGAAGGTCGCCTTCGACCTGGTCGACCGCAGACGCACCCGAGCAGCCTGA
- the cas6 gene encoding CRISPR-associated endoribonuclease Cas6, whose product MRLRVDVASDAPSLAWDNLHGPARGVVYGLLREHDPQLARSLHDDGWKGQPMKPVGVACPRFRGVRRQKGVYAASSQGSVWFASPVPEIASALVSALARRTEIDWGTAKLRVRGFTVDIDNAAVADGFVEVATATPVVVRHDRWDLLPGDEHYVERVTHNLVHKADVLGLPAPQGVRVLEAGPRRRFSVRGAPRIGARVRLGMEADARFVDALRSWGVGLDTIQGFGWVE is encoded by the coding sequence ATGCGGTTGAGAGTTGATGTCGCGTCGGATGCGCCCTCCCTCGCCTGGGACAACCTGCACGGTCCAGCGCGCGGTGTGGTGTACGGGCTGCTGCGCGAGCATGATCCCCAGCTGGCCCGGTCGTTGCACGACGACGGGTGGAAGGGGCAGCCGATGAAGCCGGTCGGTGTGGCCTGTCCGCGGTTTCGCGGGGTGCGGCGGCAGAAGGGGGTCTACGCGGCCTCGTCGCAGGGGTCGGTGTGGTTCGCGTCGCCGGTGCCGGAGATCGCGTCGGCGTTGGTGAGCGCGTTGGCCCGGCGTACGGAGATCGACTGGGGAACCGCCAAGCTGCGGGTGCGCGGCTTCACCGTCGACATCGACAATGCGGCCGTCGCTGACGGGTTCGTCGAGGTGGCGACCGCGACGCCCGTCGTCGTCCGGCACGACAGGTGGGATCTGCTGCCCGGCGACGAGCACTACGTGGAGCGCGTGACGCACAACCTCGTGCACAAGGCGGATGTGCTCGGTCTGCCCGCCCCGCAGGGGGTGCGGGTGTTGGAAGCAGGGCCGCGGCGGCGGTTCTCCGTGCGGGGCGCGCCTCGCATCGGGGCCCGGGTGCGGCTGGGGATGGAGGCCGACGCGCGGTTCGTGGACGCCCTGCGCTCATGGGGCGTCGGGCTCGACACCATCCAGGGGTTCGGGTGGGTGGAGTGA
- a CDS encoding CRISPR-associated protein Cas4 has protein sequence MSPANPGNSGNPGSPVSPLDPGEDDQSLGGVHIKYLHHCPRQLWLYMRGYRPEARSDLVAFGEVVDDTTFTRRRDVDLGEAKIDWVTAGAVVHETKSSRAPSAAHEAQVRHYCLLLERRGINVRGGVVHYPLIRRTTDVPWDDEARDLAETAEADAQAVIAAPTPPDRLTRGKCRGCSYLDYCWGE, from the coding sequence GTGAGCCCCGCGAACCCTGGGAACTCCGGGAACCCCGGTAGCCCGGTTTCCCCGCTCGACCCCGGCGAGGACGACCAGTCGCTCGGCGGCGTCCACATCAAGTACCTGCACCACTGCCCGCGCCAACTCTGGCTGTACATGCGCGGATACCGCCCCGAAGCGCGCAGCGACCTCGTCGCTTTCGGCGAGGTCGTGGACGACACCACCTTCACCCGGCGCCGCGACGTGGACCTAGGCGAGGCGAAGATCGACTGGGTGACGGCCGGCGCGGTCGTCCACGAGACGAAATCCTCCCGGGCACCGTCGGCCGCGCACGAGGCCCAAGTGCGCCACTACTGCCTCCTGTTGGAGCGGCGCGGCATCAACGTCCGCGGCGGCGTCGTCCACTACCCGCTGATCCGGCGCACCACGGACGTCCCCTGGGACGACGAGGCACGCGACCTCGCGGAGACGGCGGAGGCCGACGCCCAGGCGGTCATCGCGGCCCCGACGCCGCCCGACCGCCTCACCCGCGGGAAATGCCGCGGCTGCTCGTATCTCGACTACTGCTGGGGAGAATGA
- the cas3 gene encoding CRISPR-associated helicase Cas3', which translates to MAAGPLTAGGRQRSLADLRAKSRPRHDPERLTTHLRAVHDAVAQIEARIAAAGPIATRSGFWTAVRRAALLHDAGKIAEGFQRQVEPGGAVWGERHEVLSLAYLDLLAPAAGWSSAERLLIGTLVASHHRALHAASSLGGGKPALSRVYNERTKWEEAFSATSGPDGTVVQVPRYLHQQFLAWLSGFLAVDPPPAGREDPPLAHRASWELTDVLDAWRDPVKPHTGLLAVLAQGALTLADHAGSAHERLQTHMPLLPDYLERLPYPAHQHQREAGTTLGHLVLVAPTGSGKTEAGLAWAARQADTMPGQPRVVWTLPYRASLNAIRRRFEKGLAPAPGERTADIGLLHGAVARTLLYEAVEEDCGPDTATRPVPDKGDAGKARARANAMRLFAQRVRVATPYQLLSAAIAGPSHSSVLLEQANCLFVMDELHAYEPEILGRVCAAARLWEQLGSRFAVLSATLAPQLLDLIGESVEQHVTLHKAPPGTAPVRHRLVLDEWPIDAPDSVTRLGEWLGEGHSVLAVVNTVDTAQKLFTTLADEVRAARPDDPQAALLLHSRFKNRDRDAIERRLLRRHPERREGEAESRGGLVVATQAVEVSLTLDFDRGAVENAPVEAVAQRAGRVNRRGLHPHGPVEFRVHRGSGFRPYEQGAVEAAWEALKALGAEGADGLGEQDIDRLLALAYDTEWGQKWLERARDARDAFTAEFLTFTDPFHDRTEHAKALSERFDTAEVLLRDDLDEYRRLVSGRHGDPLLASGLLIPLRYGQLNTYNAELDRRLGVFLIDGDYDPVLGLRPPPDQETIL; encoded by the coding sequence ATGGCTGCTGGCCCCCTGACCGCGGGCGGACGGCAGCGCAGCCTTGCTGATCTGCGCGCCAAGTCGCGTCCCAGGCACGACCCGGAACGGCTGACCACTCACCTGCGCGCGGTGCACGACGCCGTGGCGCAGATCGAAGCCCGCATCGCCGCCGCCGGGCCCATCGCGACGCGGTCCGGGTTCTGGACGGCCGTCCGCCGCGCGGCGCTCCTGCACGACGCCGGGAAAATCGCTGAAGGCTTCCAGCGGCAGGTCGAGCCCGGTGGGGCGGTGTGGGGCGAGCGGCACGAGGTCCTCTCGCTCGCCTACCTCGACCTGCTCGCACCGGCTGCGGGGTGGAGCAGCGCCGAGCGGCTGCTGATCGGCACGCTGGTCGCCTCCCACCACCGGGCGCTGCACGCCGCGTCGTCGCTCGGTGGCGGGAAGCCGGCGCTGTCCCGCGTGTACAACGAACGGACCAAGTGGGAGGAGGCGTTCTCCGCCACATCCGGGCCGGACGGCACCGTGGTTCAGGTACCGCGCTACCTGCACCAGCAGTTCCTCGCCTGGCTCAGCGGCTTCCTCGCCGTCGACCCGCCGCCGGCCGGCCGTGAGGACCCGCCGCTGGCACACCGCGCCAGCTGGGAACTCACCGATGTGCTCGACGCCTGGCGCGACCCGGTGAAACCCCACACGGGGCTGCTGGCCGTGCTCGCCCAAGGCGCGCTCACCCTGGCCGACCACGCCGGTTCCGCCCACGAGCGGCTCCAGACCCACATGCCGCTGCTGCCCGACTACCTCGAGCGGCTGCCGTACCCCGCCCATCAGCACCAACGGGAGGCCGGGACGACCCTGGGCCACCTCGTCCTCGTCGCCCCGACCGGCAGCGGCAAGACCGAAGCCGGCCTCGCCTGGGCCGCCCGCCAGGCCGACACCATGCCCGGACAGCCCCGCGTCGTGTGGACCCTGCCGTACCGCGCGTCGCTCAACGCGATCCGCCGCCGTTTCGAGAAGGGACTCGCCCCCGCTCCCGGCGAGCGCACCGCGGACATCGGCCTCCTGCACGGAGCCGTCGCGCGCACGCTCCTCTACGAAGCGGTCGAGGAGGACTGCGGGCCGGACACCGCCACGCGCCCGGTCCCCGACAAGGGCGACGCCGGCAAGGCACGGGCGCGGGCCAACGCCATGCGGCTGTTCGCCCAGCGGGTGCGCGTCGCGACCCCGTACCAGCTGCTCAGCGCCGCCATCGCCGGGCCTTCGCACTCCTCCGTCCTGCTGGAGCAGGCCAACTGCCTGTTCGTGATGGACGAACTGCATGCCTACGAGCCGGAGATCCTGGGACGGGTGTGCGCCGCGGCCCGGCTGTGGGAGCAACTCGGCAGCCGTTTCGCCGTGCTCTCCGCGACGCTTGCGCCGCAGCTCCTCGACCTCATCGGCGAGAGCGTCGAGCAACACGTCACCCTCCACAAGGCGCCGCCCGGCACCGCGCCGGTCAGGCACCGCCTCGTCCTCGACGAGTGGCCGATCGACGCCCCCGACAGCGTGACCAGGCTCGGGGAGTGGCTCGGCGAGGGGCACAGCGTCCTCGCCGTCGTCAACACCGTCGACACAGCACAGAAGCTGTTCACCACCCTCGCCGACGAAGTCCGCGCGGCGCGGCCCGACGACCCGCAGGCGGCGCTGCTGCTCCACTCCCGCTTCAAGAACCGCGACCGCGACGCCATCGAGCGCCGGCTGCTGCGCCGGCACCCCGAACGCCGCGAAGGCGAGGCAGAGTCACGCGGCGGGCTCGTCGTGGCGACCCAGGCCGTCGAGGTCTCCCTGACCCTGGACTTCGACCGGGGCGCGGTGGAGAACGCACCGGTCGAAGCCGTCGCCCAGCGGGCTGGCCGGGTCAACCGGCGCGGCCTCCACCCGCACGGCCCGGTCGAGTTCCGCGTGCACCGTGGGTCCGGTTTCCGCCCGTACGAGCAGGGCGCCGTCGAGGCCGCCTGGGAAGCGCTGAAGGCTCTGGGGGCCGAAGGCGCGGACGGCCTCGGCGAGCAGGACATCGACCGGCTGCTGGCCCTCGCGTACGACACCGAGTGGGGGCAGAAGTGGCTTGAGCGGGCCCGTGACGCCCGCGACGCCTTCACCGCGGAGTTCCTGACGTTCACCGACCCCTTCCACGACCGTACCGAGCACGCGAAGGCACTCAGCGAGCGCTTCGACACCGCCGAGGTGCTGCTGCGCGACGACCTCGACGAATACCGCCGGCTCGTCTCCGGCCGGCACGGCGATCCGCTCCTCGCCTCCGGCCTGCTCATCCCCCTGCGATACGGCCAACTCAACACCTACAACGCCGAACTCGACCGGCGCCTCGGCGTCTTCCTGATCGACGGCGACTACGACCCGGTCCTGGGCCTGCGCCCGCCGCCCGACCAGGAGACCATCCTGTGA
- a CDS encoding SAM-dependent methyltransferase, with amino-acid sequence MPVTIEIESIATVVGGHTVPADDFQGGVESVIRLDERFPLETLAGLAEFSHLEVVWWFSKASPSDVALHARSPRNNPAWPRTGTFAHRNHRRPNQLAVSHPQLLGVDGRDLRVTHLDAVDGTPVFDISPYFPVMGPQGEIRVPTWVSEMLDGYWAPADQRPGE; translated from the coding sequence ATGCCAGTCACGATCGAAATCGAGTCCATCGCCACGGTCGTCGGCGGTCACACGGTGCCGGCGGACGACTTTCAGGGCGGCGTCGAGTCGGTCATCCGGCTCGACGAGAGGTTCCCGCTGGAGACCCTGGCCGGTCTCGCGGAGTTCTCGCACCTTGAGGTCGTCTGGTGGTTCTCGAAGGCGTCGCCGAGCGACGTGGCCCTCCACGCGCGCAGCCCGAGGAACAACCCCGCTTGGCCCCGGACCGGCACGTTCGCCCACCGCAACCACCGGCGGCCCAACCAACTGGCGGTGTCCCACCCTCAGTTGCTCGGCGTCGACGGACGTGACCTGCGGGTCACCCACCTCGACGCGGTGGACGGCACGCCCGTCTTCGACATCTCGCCGTACTTCCCCGTCATGGGCCCACAGGGAGAGATCCGCGTGCCGACGTGGGTGTCGGAGATGCTCGACGGCTACTGGGCTCCGGCCGACCAGCGCCCGGGCGAGTAG
- the cas2 gene encoding CRISPR-associated endonuclease Cas2: MFVILVYDTAVERNPHVLKTCRKYLHWTQRSVFQGELTAGQYRALMTTLGTVIDPDHDSIVTYTARSPDFIATSTLGVSLGGPGDIL, encoded by the coding sequence GTGTTCGTCATCCTCGTCTACGACACGGCGGTCGAACGCAACCCGCACGTGCTGAAGACCTGCCGCAAATACCTCCACTGGACCCAGCGCAGCGTCTTCCAGGGCGAACTCACCGCGGGCCAGTACCGCGCCCTGATGACCACCCTCGGCACGGTCATCGACCCCGACCACGACAGCATCGTCACGTACACGGCCCGTTCCCCCGACTTCATCGCCACGTCCACGCTGGGCGTCTCTCTCGGAGGCCCGGGCGACATCCTCTGA
- a CDS encoding HAD-IA family hydrolase, which translates to MTYRGLILDFGGVLTVHMRLNREAFERSEGLEPGAYYRALNEHPDGVAVYAALEVGEATQEDWNRVIGGILGIDPTDLMRRALANLHLEPAMVDAARRARAAGIKVAMLSNSFGLTPFNPYAALGTWDGEWDTIVLSEQLGVRKPDPAIYAHTLKQLDLPGEDCVFVDDRAANLPPAEALGIRTIHHTQVAETLAQLDALLNRAPTSN; encoded by the coding sequence ATGACCTACCGTGGCCTGATTCTCGACTTCGGCGGGGTTCTCACCGTCCACATGCGGCTGAACCGGGAGGCGTTCGAGCGCAGTGAGGGGCTGGAGCCCGGCGCCTACTACCGCGCGTTGAACGAGCATCCGGACGGGGTGGCGGTCTACGCGGCTTTGGAGGTGGGCGAGGCCACGCAGGAGGACTGGAACCGCGTCATCGGCGGCATCCTCGGTATCGATCCCACGGACCTGATGCGGCGCGCGCTGGCCAACCTCCACCTGGAGCCGGCCATGGTCGACGCCGCCCGTCGCGCCCGCGCCGCGGGCATCAAGGTCGCCATGCTCTCCAACAGCTTCGGCCTCACGCCCTTCAACCCCTACGCAGCGCTGGGCACGTGGGACGGAGAGTGGGACACGATCGTCCTGTCCGAGCAGCTCGGCGTACGCAAGCCCGACCCGGCCATCTACGCGCACACACTGAAGCAGCTCGACCTTCCCGGCGAGGACTGCGTGTTCGTCGACGACCGCGCGGCCAACCTGCCGCCGGCCGAAGCGCTCGGCATCCGCACGATCCACCACACGCAGGTGGCCGAGACGCTCGCCCAGCTCGACGCGCTGCTGAATCGCGCGCCGACGTCGAACTGA